The DNA sequence AGAAACGCCGCTGGGGAATGCTCATCGACACCCGCAAATGCGTGGGCTGCCACGCCTGCACCATCGGCTGCGTCGCCGAGTATAAACTGCCCCCGGGGGTGGTATACCGGCCCGTCATCGACAAGGTGAGCGGCAAGTTTCCCGACGTCAAGCGCCAGTTCCTGCCCCGTCCCTGCTATCAGTGCGAGAACCCCTCCTGTGTGCCTGTCTGCCCGGTTGGGGCCACTAAGAAAGAGGCGGATGGCATCGTTTCCATCGATTACGAGAAGTGCATCGGCTGTCGTTCGTGTATCGCCAATTGCCCTTATGGCGCCCGGACTTTCGACGCCGGCGACTACTACACCGAGAATCAACCCGCCCTGCAGGAGTACGAGAAGGCAGGTTTCTTCGAGTACGGCAAGCAATGGCGCCGGGACAGCAAGCATGCCAGCGTCATAGGAAGCGCCCGTAAGTGCCATTTCTGCACAAGCCGTCTGCAAAAGGGACTGCTGCCGATCTGCGTGTCGACCTGTATCGGCCGGGCTACCTTCTTCGGCGACCTTAACGACGAACAGTCGCTCATCAAGAAGGTCATGGGTGCCGGCAAGGTTTACCGCATCAAAGAAGAAGCGGGCACCGACCCGCGGGTCTACTATATATAGGAGGTGCAGTAGCATGGGTAAAACGGCTAAAGCGGTTCTGCTTGTATTGTTCGTTGCCGGTGCGGTCGCTGCACTGGGCAAAATCTTTATCTGGGGCGAGAGTGTGACCAACTACGGCTCATACACCCCCTGGGGCCTCTGGGTCGGTCTCTATGTACTGATGGTCGCCGCGGCAGCCGGAGCTGCCTGGACCGGGATATATGTCGCCTGGTCGCAGGGCGGTGAACCGAAACGGCTTACCACTATTAGCCTGATCGCCGCCGGTGCCTTCCTGGCCTTCGGCCTGGCGTTCATCGGCACCGATCTCGGCAAGCCGATGAAAGGTTTCCTGATCTTTTTCAGTCCGGCCTTCAGCTCCAAGCTGGCCTGGGCGTCATGGCTTTATATGGCCTTCTTTATCTGCCTGGGCGGCTACCTCTTCACCCAGGCGAAAAAAGCCTTCATGTATCTGGCCGGTCTCGCAGCAGTCGGGTTCGTAGTGGCCGAGGGGCTGTTCTTCGGCGGCATGGTAGCCCGGTCTGCGTGGAATTCCTTGCTGACGCCGGTTTCATTCCTGGCGTCCGCGGTGGCCGCCGGCAGCGCCGCCGTTTTCACGGTAGGCCAGATGAGCAGCGAGAAGACCTTCGCCGAGGAAGGCTATGCGGTCAAGAAGATACTTATGTATTCGCTCGTCACCGTCGCCGCGATCGAGCTTGTCCATGCGTTCGCCGGACAGGCGGCTCTGCTGAGTTCAGTTCCTTTCTGGGGCTTTGTCGTCCTGGGAGTGGTCGTTCCCGTCATCATGCTCATGAGGAACTCCGGCGCTATACTGCCCGGTGTTTTGGCGCTTCTCGGCCTGGCCTGCAACAAGTATGCTTTCGTCAGCTCCGGGTTCACCGCCGAACCGATGCCAGGCTTGGCGAACGCCTTCCAGGCCACTCGCCTGTCACTGTCGTATACTCCGTCCGCGGTGGAGTGGGTTGTGGCGGTCGGCTTTTTAGCCGGGGCCATCTGGGCGGCCGACTTTTTAGCCAATAAACTGCTTGCGACTAAGCAGGCGTGAAGGGAGGCGGGATAAGACATGGATAAGAATTTCGTCGAAAAGATTCTCGATACCAAGGCCAGCCGCCGGCAGTTCATCGCCGGTACGGCTATTGGCTGTTCTGCTCTCCTGGCTTCGAGCAGCGACCTGATGGGCGCCTTCGAACGCGTACAGGCCGGCATGCTCACGCCGGAAGACGAATATATCCTCAACCGGGCGGAAAATGCCATCTACTCTTCCTGCCTGAACTGTAACACCGGCTGCGCCATCAAGGTTAAGGTGATGGAGGGCATGCCGCTCAAGATCGACGGCAATCCCTATACACCATCGGGGCTGAACCCTCACCTGGGCTACGCGACGAAAATCCGCGGCGCGGAGAAGGTCGACGCGGGCATCTGCCCCAAGGGGCAGGCCGGCGTTCAGATTTACTACGACCCCTACCGAATCCGCAAGGTTCTGAAGCGGGCCGGCAAACGGGGCGAGAATAAGTGGGTCAGTATCCCCTTCGAGCAGGCTATCAAGGAGATTGCCGACGGCGGCAAGCTGTTCGCCAACGTTCCCGGCGAGGAGAACCGAGTTGTTGAGGGAATGAACAACCTGTGGGCCGTCCGCGATCCCAAGCTGGCCAAGGATATGGCCGACCATGTGGCCAAGATTCTCGGCGAAAAGGACAAAACCAAGAAACAGGCGCTTGTCAAAGAGTTCCAGGCTAAGTTCAAAGATAACCTGAGCGCGATGATCGACCCCGAGCACCCCGACCTGGGGCCGAAGAACAACCAGTTCGTCTTCTGGTGGGGTCGCCTCAAGGATGGCCGCGGCGACATCCTGAAGCGTTTCTGCCTCGATTCCTTCGGGTCGGTGAACGCCCACGGCCACACGACCGTCTGCCAGGGTTCGCTGTACTTCTCCGGTAAGGCGATGAGTGAGCAGTGGAAGTACGACGCCAAGAAGAACGCCATGTCCTGGATGGACGGCAAGAAGTTCTATTGGCAGGCCGAACTGGAGAAAGCCGAATTCGTCATCTTCGTCGGCGCCAACATCTTCGAGGCCAACTATGGACCGCCGGTGCGCGTGCAGCGCATCACTGAAGGCATTTCGTCCGGCCGCATGAAGTACGCCGTGCTCGACCCGCGCTTCACCAAGGCCGCGACCCATGCCTGGAAATGGGTGCCGGCGGCGCCGGGCAAGGATACCGCCGTCGCAATGGGCATGATCCGCTGGATCATCGAGAATAAACGCTATGACGCCAAATACCTGGCCTGCGCCAACAAGGCCGCCTCCAAGGCGGCGGGCGAGCCCACCTGGTCGAACGCCACCTGGCTGATCAAGATTGTGGGCGGCAAGCCCACCGTTTTCGCCCGTTCCCACGAACTCGGCTTCGAAAAAGAGATGGCCACGACCAAGGACGGCAAGTCGTACGTGAACGAGAAGTTCGTCGTCGTCAAGGACGGCCAGCCGGTCGAGGTCGACCCGAACACCGAGAAGGAGGCCGTTACCGGCGACCTGCTGGTGGATACCGAAATCAACGGCATCAAGGTAAAATCGGTGCTGCAGCTCGTCTACGAGGAAGCCAAGGCGCGCACCATCGAGGAGTGGGCCAAGGAAGCCGGGGTGAAAGCCAGCGATATCGCGGAGCTGGCCAAGGAATTCACCAGCCACGGCAAAAAGGGCGTTGTCGATATCCACCGCGGCGTGTCCCAGCATACCGCCGGCTTCTACAACGTCCTCACCTGGAATACGCTCAACCTGCTGAACGGCAACTACGACTGGCGGGGCGGCTTCATCGCCAAGGCCGAGTACGCCCATGCGGGCACCAAACCGGGCCAGGCGTTCGCCGTATCGAAGCACCCCAAGAAGATCTCTCCCTTCGGCAGCAGTATCATCCGCACCAGCTTCAAGTACGAGGACAGCACCATCTTCAACGGTTATCCGGCAAAACGCCCCTGGTTCCCGCTTATAAGCGACATCTACCAGGAAGTCATCCCGTCGGCCATGGATATGTACCCGTACCAGGTCAAATCGCTGTTCCTGTACATGGGCTCGCCTGTGTACTCACTGCCGGCCGCCCAGGCGGTCGTCGACACGCTGCTCGATGTCAACAAACTGCCGCTGTTTGTCACCTTCGACACCACCGTCGGCGAGACTTCGGTGTACGCGGATTACGTCATCCCCGACCTCACTTACCTGGAAAGGTGGGAGATGCACGGTTCTCACCCCAGCATCCCGTACAAGAATTCGCCTGTCCGCCAGCCAGCCGCCAAGCCGTTGACCGAAACGGTTAAGGTGTTCGGCGAGGAGATGCCGCTCGGCTTCGAGTCTTTCCTGCTCGGCCTGGCCGAAAAGATGAACCTGCCCGGCTTCGGCCCCAACGGCTTCGGCAACAACGTGCCATTCACCCACTTCGACCACCTCTATCTGAAGCAGGTCGCCAATATCGCTACCGACGGCAAGGTGCCGGACGCCGACGACGAAGAGGTGAGGGTCTTCCTGGAGGCCCGCAAGCATCTACCGAAAACGGTGTTCGACCCCGACCGCTGGAAGGCGGCTTGCGGCGGCGACGCGCACTGGCGCAAGGTCATTTACGTGCTCAACCGCGGCGGTCGGTTTGAGGACTACGCTTCCGCCTGGGACGGCGATAAAGTGAAGAATAAGTACGGCGTCATGGTCAACATGTATGTCGAGAAAACGGCCGCGACCAAGAACGCCATGACCGGCAAGAACTACGTCGGTCTGCCGACTTATATCGGCGAGGTTCAGGACTGCACGGGCAAGCCGATCACCGACGAAAAAGACGGCTACGACCTGACGATGATCACCTACAAACACATCCAGCACACAAAATCGAGGACAGCCGCCAGCCCGTGGC is a window from the Sporomusaceae bacterium genome containing:
- a CDS encoding 4Fe-4S dicluster domain-containing protein yields the protein MEREDILLTMQRDLAKAMQKPPEKRRWGMLIDTRKCVGCHACTIGCVAEYKLPPGVVYRPVIDKVSGKFPDVKRQFLPRPCYQCENPSCVPVCPVGATKKEADGIVSIDYEKCIGCRSCIANCPYGARTFDAGDYYTENQPALQEYEKAGFFEYGKQWRRDSKHASVIGSARKCHFCTSRLQKGLLPICVSTCIGRATFFGDLNDEQSLIKKVMGAGKVYRIKEEAGTDPRVYYI
- the nrfD gene encoding NrfD/PsrC family molybdoenzyme membrane anchor subunit produces the protein MGKTAKAVLLVLFVAGAVAALGKIFIWGESVTNYGSYTPWGLWVGLYVLMVAAAAGAAWTGIYVAWSQGGEPKRLTTISLIAAGAFLAFGLAFIGTDLGKPMKGFLIFFSPAFSSKLAWASWLYMAFFICLGGYLFTQAKKAFMYLAGLAAVGFVVAEGLFFGGMVARSAWNSLLTPVSFLASAVAAGSAAVFTVGQMSSEKTFAEEGYAVKKILMYSLVTVAAIELVHAFAGQAALLSSVPFWGFVVLGVVVPVIMLMRNSGAILPGVLALLGLACNKYAFVSSGFTAEPMPGLANAFQATRLSLSYTPSAVEWVVAVGFLAGAIWAADFLANKLLATKQA
- a CDS encoding molybdopterin-dependent oxidoreductase, yielding MDKNFVEKILDTKASRRQFIAGTAIGCSALLASSSDLMGAFERVQAGMLTPEDEYILNRAENAIYSSCLNCNTGCAIKVKVMEGMPLKIDGNPYTPSGLNPHLGYATKIRGAEKVDAGICPKGQAGVQIYYDPYRIRKVLKRAGKRGENKWVSIPFEQAIKEIADGGKLFANVPGEENRVVEGMNNLWAVRDPKLAKDMADHVAKILGEKDKTKKQALVKEFQAKFKDNLSAMIDPEHPDLGPKNNQFVFWWGRLKDGRGDILKRFCLDSFGSVNAHGHTTVCQGSLYFSGKAMSEQWKYDAKKNAMSWMDGKKFYWQAELEKAEFVIFVGANIFEANYGPPVRVQRITEGISSGRMKYAVLDPRFTKAATHAWKWVPAAPGKDTAVAMGMIRWIIENKRYDAKYLACANKAASKAAGEPTWSNATWLIKIVGGKPTVFARSHELGFEKEMATTKDGKSYVNEKFVVVKDGQPVEVDPNTEKEAVTGDLLVDTEINGIKVKSVLQLVYEEAKARTIEEWAKEAGVKASDIAELAKEFTSHGKKGVVDIHRGVSQHTAGFYNVLTWNTLNLLNGNYDWRGGFIAKAEYAHAGTKPGQAFAVSKHPKKISPFGSSIIRTSFKYEDSTIFNGYPAKRPWFPLISDIYQEVIPSAMDMYPYQVKSLFLYMGSPVYSLPAAQAVVDTLLDVNKLPLFVTFDTTVGETSVYADYVIPDLTYLERWEMHGSHPSIPYKNSPVRQPAAKPLTETVKVFGEEMPLGFESFLLGLAEKMNLPGFGPNGFGNNVPFTHFDHLYLKQVANIATDGKVPDADDEEVRVFLEARKHLPKTVFDPDRWKAACGGDAHWRKVIYVLNRGGRFEDYASAWDGDKVKNKYGVMVNMYVEKTAATKNAMTGKNYVGLPTYIGEVQDCTGKPITDEKDGYDLTMITYKHIQHTKSRTAASPWLMALELENGIIVNPVDASRLGLRDGDRVKITSASCPDGNWKLGPLGNKPLIGKIQVTEGVRPGVVGFSLGHGHFAYGARDFTIDGKTIKGDPGRGTGIHANVAMRVDPVLKNTGLQDVVGGSIVFYDTKVKLVKA